Genomic DNA from Desulfuromonas versatilis:
GCTTTAGCTTGTCGGTGGAGAGTTCCTTGTTGCCGGTGAATTCAACCTTGCGGACCAGGGGGCGTTCGGCGAGGCGGTAAACCAGCGTGACTGCGGCATCCTGTTGCCGGATCTCGGCCTTCACGTCCTCGAAGCGCCCCAGTTTGAAAATGGCGCGAATATCGGTGTCGATCTCATCGAGAGAGATGGTTTTGCCGGGTGCGGCCTGCAGCACCGACCGAATGGCGCTGGTTTCAACCCGCCTGTTGCCCTCGATGACAACCTCACTGAGCTGATAGGTCTGCGCCAAAGCGGCCGCCGGAAAAAACAACAAAACCAGGGCGGCCAATACCCTCATCAACATACCAGAAATTCTCCGTCCTGACAGGCTTTTAAAGCGGTTCATTATAGGGAAATGCCCTTGGGGTGTAAATCAAAATCTGCCCGTCCGAGGCCTTTGCCGGCCCGGGATGCCAGCGCGGGACAGCCTCCTGCGGCGCCCGTTCGGCCCCAGGCTCAGGTCCGGACCAGACCGTCCTCCATGTGCACGATGCGATCGAGGCGCCCGGCTAGTGTTTCACTGTGGGTAACGATGATCATGGTTAGGCCATGGGCCTGATGCAGCTGGTGCAGCAGACGGTAGATCTCGTCCGTGGTGCGACTGTCGAGATTGCCGGTCGGCTCGTCGGCCAGCAGGATCCGCGGCGACATGACCAGGGCCCGGGCAATGGCGACCCGCTGCTGCTCGCCGCCGGAAAGCTGCCCGGGCTTGTGCTCGAGCCGGGGCCCCAGACCAACCTCGCAGAGCAGCTCCCTGGCCCGGTCTGCCGCCTCGCGGGGTGACTTGCGTGCAATCAGGGCCGGCATCATGACATTTTCCAGCGCGGAGAATTCGGGGAGCAGTTGGTGAAACTGAAACACGAACCCGACCGTCTGGTTGCGGAACCTGTCGAGCGCCGCCCCCCTGAGGGAGAAGATGTCGGTCCCTTCGATGTGCACCGATCCGCTGGTGGGGTGATCGAGCGCCCCGGCGATGTGCATGAACGTGGTCTTGCCGGCCCCGGAGGTGCCGACAATGGCAACCCTCTCGCCGGAGGCGATGTTCAGGTCGATGCCGCGCAACACGTCGACCTGGCCCTGGCCTCCGGAGAAGCTTTTCGTCAACCCCTTGATTTCGATCATCGCAGCGTCCCCGGTCATTCGTAGCGCAGGGCCTCGGCCGGGTCCATCTTGGCGGCCCGCCAGGCAGGGTATATGGTGGCCAGCAGGGAAATGGTCATGGCGACCGCCATGACCGCCAGCACATCCGAGGAGTTGACCACGGAAGGAAAATGATCCATGCCGTAAACGCTCTGGTCGAAGATCCGGATACCGAACAGGTTCTCCAGCGCCTTGATGATGGGGTCGGCGTTTTTGGCGATAAGCAGCCCCAGCGCTGTGCCGAGGACCGTCCCCATGACCCCGATGATCAGCCCCTCCAGGATGAAGATCTTCATGATGCTTCGGGAGGTCCCCCCCATGGCGCGCAGGATGGCGATATCCTTATGCTTTTCCATGACCACCATGATCAGGGTGGTGGCGATGTTGAAGGCGGCGACCAGAACGATGATGCCAAGCACGATGAACAGCCCCAGCTTCTCCAGCTTGAGGGCGGAGAGGAAGGACCCGAAGAGATCCTCCCAGGAGCGCACCACGTAGGGGTAGCTGAATTCAGAGCGCAGGGTCGAGGCCACCAGGTTGGCGTGATCGAAGGAGTCTACCTCGATCTCGATCCCGGAGACTCCTTCGGCGGAATCGAAAAAGCGCTGCGCCTGGCCGAGGGCGACGTAGGCGAAGTAGGTGTCGAGGAAGCCGCCGCGCTGTTTGAAAATCCCTACCACCCGAAACGGCTTCATCTTGGGGATCATGCCGAAGGGGGTGATGGTGAACATGGGGGGGATCACATTGACCGAATCGCCCACCGCAATACCGAGGGAGGTGGCCGTGTCGAGGCCGATGATAATCCCGGGGATGCCCGACTGATCGTCGTAGAGCAGCGTCTGGACATCCTGGTCTTCAATGGACAGGAATTTCTGCTGGAACACCTTGTGCCCGGCCTCGATCCCCTTGACGTTGACCGCCGCCACATTGCGCTGGGAGAGCAGCATCGCCTCCTTGGCCACAAAAGGCGAGGCCGACAGGACATGGGACGCGGCCTTGACCGTACCGATGACCTCCTGGTAGCCGGAGAGTTCCTCGCCGTGTTTCTGGATCAGCACATGGGGGATATTGCCAAGAATCTGCTGGCGCACTCCGTCATGAAAACCGGTCATGACCGCGAGCACCACGATCAGGGCGGCAACCCCGAGGGTCACCCCGGCGATGGAGATGAAGGAGATGACGGAGATAAAGGTCTGCTTGCGCTTGGCCCTCAGATAGCGCAGGCTGACAAACCATTCGTAGCCCATGGGACTCCTGTTTGGGGCCAGGGGTTTGAGGCCGGTGCCTGAACGCA
This window encodes:
- a CDS encoding ABC transporter ATP-binding protein — protein: MTGDAAMIEIKGLTKSFSGGQGQVDVLRGIDLNIASGERVAIVGTSGAGKTTFMHIAGALDHPTSGSVHIEGTDIFSLRGAALDRFRNQTVGFVFQFHQLLPEFSALENVMMPALIARKSPREAADRARELLCEVGLGPRLEHKPGQLSGGEQQRVAIARALVMSPRILLADEPTGNLDSRTTDEIYRLLHQLHQAHGLTMIIVTHSETLAGRLDRIVHMEDGLVRT
- a CDS encoding lipoprotein-releasing ABC transporter permease subunit; its protein translation is MGYEWFVSLRYLRAKRKQTFISVISFISIAGVTLGVAALIVVLAVMTGFHDGVRQQILGNIPHVLIQKHGEELSGYQEVIGTVKAASHVLSASPFVAKEAMLLSQRNVAAVNVKGIEAGHKVFQQKFLSIEDQDVQTLLYDDQSGIPGIIIGLDTATSLGIAVGDSVNVIPPMFTITPFGMIPKMKPFRVVGIFKQRGGFLDTYFAYVALGQAQRFFDSAEGVSGIEIEVDSFDHANLVASTLRSEFSYPYVVRSWEDLFGSFLSALKLEKLGLFIVLGIIVLVAAFNIATTLIMVVMEKHKDIAILRAMGGTSRSIMKIFILEGLIIGVMGTVLGTALGLLIAKNADPIIKALENLFGIRIFDQSVYGMDHFPSVVNSSDVLAVMAVAMTISLLATIYPAWRAAKMDPAEALRYE